Proteins encoded in a region of the Equus asinus isolate D_3611 breed Donkey chromosome X, EquAss-T2T_v2, whole genome shotgun sequence genome:
- the MAGIX gene encoding PDZ domain-containing protein MAGIX isoform X4, with protein sequence MEPRAGSATEPKGSRGAVRVLDSADIEVTDSRLPNVTFVEHRPQHRRSETLGTCTTPSQVTQGKARCTSKLPQASGQFCVELARGSTGFGLTLSGGRDAAGDTPLAVRGLLKDGPAERCGRLQAGDLVLHINGETTQGLTHAQVVERIRGGGPRLRLVLSRPLETHPSKPERVGRPRKGHDRSPDPGRPEVMRSHSASPSLFQHPRSRTTPKTRGSPEPSLERAADSSAVSPDDRTPGSPGPWLVPSEERLSRALGVPGAAQLALEMAAGRRRH encoded by the exons ATGGAGCCGCGCGCGGGGAGCGCCACGGAGCCCAAGGGGAGCAGAGGAG CTGTTAGGGTGCTGGATTCTGCAGACATAGAGGTCACGGACAGTCGCCTGCCTAATGTCACTTTCGTGGAACACCGGCCCCAG CATCGGCGGTCAGAAACCTTGGGTACATGTACCACGCCGTCCCAAGTGACCCAGGGTAAGGCACGGTGTACTTCGAAGCTACCGCAGGCCTCTGGTCAGTTCTGTGTGGAACTGGCCCGTGGTTCCACGGGCTTTGGCCTCACATTAAGCGGAGGTCGTGATGCAGCTGGAGACACTCCGCTGGCAGTGCGCGGGCTGCTGAAGGACGGGCCAGCAGAGCGCTGCGGTCGTTTGCAG GCTGGCGACCTCGTGCTCCACATCAACGGAGAAACAACTCAGGGCCTCACCCATGCCCAGGTCGTGGAGCGGATTCGCGGAGGCGGACCCCGGCTCCGGCTGGTGCTAAGCAGGCCTCTTGAGACACACCCCAGCAAGCCTGAGAGGGTGGGAAGGCCCCGGAAAGGCCATG ATCGCAGCCCAGATCCTGGGAGACCAGAGGTGATGAGGTCTCACAGCGCCAGCCCATCCCTGTTTCAGCACCCTCGATCCCGTACCACGCCCAAAACCCGGGGCAGCCCAGAGCCTAGCCTAGAGCGGGCGGCCGACAGCTCCGCGGTTTCTCCTGACGACCGAACCCCGGGTTCCCCCGGACCCTGGCTGGTGCCGAGCGAGGAACGGCTCTCGCGTGCCCTAGGGGTTCCGGGGGCCGCGCAGCTCGCCCTGGAGATGGCAGCCGGAAGGCGGAGGCACTGA
- the MAGIX gene encoding PDZ domain-containing protein MAGIX isoform X3 — translation MLVKGVEPICAPGAGLKWQEWVEVSRLIRGLGRECSGAESRSSTLQAVRVLDSADIEVTDSRLPNVTFVEHRPQHRRSETLGTCTTPSQVTQGKARCTSKLPQASGQFCVELARGSTGFGLTLSGGRDAAGDTPLAVRGLLKDGPAERCGRLQAGDLVLHINGETTQGLTHAQVVERIRGGGPRLRLVLSRPLETHPSKPERVGRPRKGHDRSPDPGRPEVMRSHSASPSLFQHPRSRTTPKTRGSPEPSLERAADSSAVSPDDRTPGSPGPWLVPSEERLSRALGVPGAAQLALEMAAGRRRH, via the exons ATGCTAGTCAAGGGGGTGGAGCCTATCTGCGCACCGGGGGCGGGGCTGAAATGGCAGGAATGGGTTGAGGTTTCCAGGCTGATTAGAGGGCTGGGCCGGGAATGTTCAGGAGCAGAATCCAGGAGTAGCACCCTCCAGG CTGTTAGGGTGCTGGATTCTGCAGACATAGAGGTCACGGACAGTCGCCTGCCTAATGTCACTTTCGTGGAACACCGGCCCCAG CATCGGCGGTCAGAAACCTTGGGTACATGTACCACGCCGTCCCAAGTGACCCAGGGTAAGGCACGGTGTACTTCGAAGCTACCGCAGGCCTCTGGTCAGTTCTGTGTGGAACTGGCCCGTGGTTCCACGGGCTTTGGCCTCACATTAAGCGGAGGTCGTGATGCAGCTGGAGACACTCCGCTGGCAGTGCGCGGGCTGCTGAAGGACGGGCCAGCAGAGCGCTGCGGTCGTTTGCAG GCTGGCGACCTCGTGCTCCACATCAACGGAGAAACAACTCAGGGCCTCACCCATGCCCAGGTCGTGGAGCGGATTCGCGGAGGCGGACCCCGGCTCCGGCTGGTGCTAAGCAGGCCTCTTGAGACACACCCCAGCAAGCCTGAGAGGGTGGGAAGGCCCCGGAAAGGCCATG ATCGCAGCCCAGATCCTGGGAGACCAGAGGTGATGAGGTCTCACAGCGCCAGCCCATCCCTGTTTCAGCACCCTCGATCCCGTACCACGCCCAAAACCCGGGGCAGCCCAGAGCCTAGCCTAGAGCGGGCGGCCGACAGCTCCGCGGTTTCTCCTGACGACCGAACCCCGGGTTCCCCCGGACCCTGGCTGGTGCCGAGCGAGGAACGGCTCTCGCGTGCCCTAGGGGTTCCGGGGGCCGCGCAGCTCGCCCTGGAGATGGCAGCCGGAAGGCGGAGGCACTGA
- the MAGIX gene encoding PDZ domain-containing protein MAGIX isoform X5 — protein sequence MARMARPPCRPPAVRVLDSADIEVTDSRLPNVTFVEHRPQHRRSETLGTCTTPSQVTQGKARCTSKLPQASGQFCVELARGSTGFGLTLSGGRDAAGDTPLAVRGLLKDGPAERCGRLQAGDLVLHINGETTQGLTHAQVVERIRGGGPRLRLVLSRPLETHPSKPERVGRPRKGHDRSPDPGRPEVMRSHSASPSLFQHPRSRTTPKTRGSPEPSLERAADSSAVSPDDRTPGSPGPWLVPSEERLSRALGVPGAAQLALEMAAGRRRH from the exons ATGGCCCGCATGGCCAGGCCTCCTTGCCGGCCGCCAG CTGTTAGGGTGCTGGATTCTGCAGACATAGAGGTCACGGACAGTCGCCTGCCTAATGTCACTTTCGTGGAACACCGGCCCCAG CATCGGCGGTCAGAAACCTTGGGTACATGTACCACGCCGTCCCAAGTGACCCAGGGTAAGGCACGGTGTACTTCGAAGCTACCGCAGGCCTCTGGTCAGTTCTGTGTGGAACTGGCCCGTGGTTCCACGGGCTTTGGCCTCACATTAAGCGGAGGTCGTGATGCAGCTGGAGACACTCCGCTGGCAGTGCGCGGGCTGCTGAAGGACGGGCCAGCAGAGCGCTGCGGTCGTTTGCAG GCTGGCGACCTCGTGCTCCACATCAACGGAGAAACAACTCAGGGCCTCACCCATGCCCAGGTCGTGGAGCGGATTCGCGGAGGCGGACCCCGGCTCCGGCTGGTGCTAAGCAGGCCTCTTGAGACACACCCCAGCAAGCCTGAGAGGGTGGGAAGGCCCCGGAAAGGCCATG ATCGCAGCCCAGATCCTGGGAGACCAGAGGTGATGAGGTCTCACAGCGCCAGCCCATCCCTGTTTCAGCACCCTCGATCCCGTACCACGCCCAAAACCCGGGGCAGCCCAGAGCCTAGCCTAGAGCGGGCGGCCGACAGCTCCGCGGTTTCTCCTGACGACCGAACCCCGGGTTCCCCCGGACCCTGGCTGGTGCCGAGCGAGGAACGGCTCTCGCGTGCCCTAGGGGTTCCGGGGGCCGCGCAGCTCGCCCTGGAGATGGCAGCCGGAAGGCGGAGGCACTGA
- the MAGIX gene encoding PDZ domain-containing protein MAGIX isoform X2 produces MARMARPPCRPPGRGLPPPAGSSARQLLARLDARPLAARAAADVAALVRRAGATLRLRPKEAVRVLDSADIEVTDSRLPNVTFVEHRPQHRRSETLGTCTTPSQVTQGKARCTSKLPQASGQFCVELARGSTGFGLTLSGGRDAAGDTPLAVRGLLKDGPAERCGRLQAGDLVLHINGETTQGLTHAQVVERIRGGGPRLRLVLSRPLETHPSKPERVGRPRKGHDRSPDPGRPEVMRSHSASPSLFQHPRSRTTPKTRGSPEPSLERAADSSAVSPDDRTPGSPGPWLVPSEERLSRALGVPGAAQLALEMAAGRRRH; encoded by the exons ATGGCCCGCATGGCCAGGCCTCCTTGCCGGCCGCCAG GCCGCGGCCTTCCCCCGCCCGCGGGCTCCAGTGCCCGGCAGCTCCTGGCCCGGCTGGACGCGCGCCCCCTGGCGGCCCGAGCTGCGGCCGACGTGGCGGCGCTGGTGCGCAGGGCCGGCGCCACATTGCGCCTGCGCCCCAAGGAGG CTGTTAGGGTGCTGGATTCTGCAGACATAGAGGTCACGGACAGTCGCCTGCCTAATGTCACTTTCGTGGAACACCGGCCCCAG CATCGGCGGTCAGAAACCTTGGGTACATGTACCACGCCGTCCCAAGTGACCCAGGGTAAGGCACGGTGTACTTCGAAGCTACCGCAGGCCTCTGGTCAGTTCTGTGTGGAACTGGCCCGTGGTTCCACGGGCTTTGGCCTCACATTAAGCGGAGGTCGTGATGCAGCTGGAGACACTCCGCTGGCAGTGCGCGGGCTGCTGAAGGACGGGCCAGCAGAGCGCTGCGGTCGTTTGCAG GCTGGCGACCTCGTGCTCCACATCAACGGAGAAACAACTCAGGGCCTCACCCATGCCCAGGTCGTGGAGCGGATTCGCGGAGGCGGACCCCGGCTCCGGCTGGTGCTAAGCAGGCCTCTTGAGACACACCCCAGCAAGCCTGAGAGGGTGGGAAGGCCCCGGAAAGGCCATG ATCGCAGCCCAGATCCTGGGAGACCAGAGGTGATGAGGTCTCACAGCGCCAGCCCATCCCTGTTTCAGCACCCTCGATCCCGTACCACGCCCAAAACCCGGGGCAGCCCAGAGCCTAGCCTAGAGCGGGCGGCCGACAGCTCCGCGGTTTCTCCTGACGACCGAACCCCGGGTTCCCCCGGACCCTGGCTGGTGCCGAGCGAGGAACGGCTCTCGCGTGCCCTAGGGGTTCCGGGGGCCGCGCAGCTCGCCCTGGAGATGGCAGCCGGAAGGCGGAGGCACTGA
- the MAGIX gene encoding PDZ domain-containing protein MAGIX isoform X1, translating into MEPRAGSATEPKGSRGGRGLPPPAGSSARQLLARLDARPLAARAAADVAALVRRAGATLRLRPKEAVRVLDSADIEVTDSRLPNVTFVEHRPQHRRSETLGTCTTPSQVTQGKARCTSKLPQASGQFCVELARGSTGFGLTLSGGRDAAGDTPLAVRGLLKDGPAERCGRLQAGDLVLHINGETTQGLTHAQVVERIRGGGPRLRLVLSRPLETHPSKPERVGRPRKGHDRSPDPGRPEVMRSHSASPSLFQHPRSRTTPKTRGSPEPSLERAADSSAVSPDDRTPGSPGPWLVPSEERLSRALGVPGAAQLALEMAAGRRRH; encoded by the exons ATGGAGCCGCGCGCGGGGAGCGCCACGGAGCCCAAGGGGAGCAGAGGAG GCCGCGGCCTTCCCCCGCCCGCGGGCTCCAGTGCCCGGCAGCTCCTGGCCCGGCTGGACGCGCGCCCCCTGGCGGCCCGAGCTGCGGCCGACGTGGCGGCGCTGGTGCGCAGGGCCGGCGCCACATTGCGCCTGCGCCCCAAGGAGG CTGTTAGGGTGCTGGATTCTGCAGACATAGAGGTCACGGACAGTCGCCTGCCTAATGTCACTTTCGTGGAACACCGGCCCCAG CATCGGCGGTCAGAAACCTTGGGTACATGTACCACGCCGTCCCAAGTGACCCAGGGTAAGGCACGGTGTACTTCGAAGCTACCGCAGGCCTCTGGTCAGTTCTGTGTGGAACTGGCCCGTGGTTCCACGGGCTTTGGCCTCACATTAAGCGGAGGTCGTGATGCAGCTGGAGACACTCCGCTGGCAGTGCGCGGGCTGCTGAAGGACGGGCCAGCAGAGCGCTGCGGTCGTTTGCAG GCTGGCGACCTCGTGCTCCACATCAACGGAGAAACAACTCAGGGCCTCACCCATGCCCAGGTCGTGGAGCGGATTCGCGGAGGCGGACCCCGGCTCCGGCTGGTGCTAAGCAGGCCTCTTGAGACACACCCCAGCAAGCCTGAGAGGGTGGGAAGGCCCCGGAAAGGCCATG ATCGCAGCCCAGATCCTGGGAGACCAGAGGTGATGAGGTCTCACAGCGCCAGCCCATCCCTGTTTCAGCACCCTCGATCCCGTACCACGCCCAAAACCCGGGGCAGCCCAGAGCCTAGCCTAGAGCGGGCGGCCGACAGCTCCGCGGTTTCTCCTGACGACCGAACCCCGGGTTCCCCCGGACCCTGGCTGGTGCCGAGCGAGGAACGGCTCTCGCGTGCCCTAGGGGTTCCGGGGGCCGCGCAGCTCGCCCTGGAGATGGCAGCCGGAAGGCGGAGGCACTGA
- the PLP2 gene encoding proteolipid protein 2, with protein sequence MADSERLSAPGCWTACTNFWRTRKGILLFAEIVLCLVILICFSASTSAYSSLSVIEMILAAIFFVIYMCDLHNKIQIINWPWSDFFRTLIAAILYLITSIVVLVNERNHSRITAGVLGLIATCLFGYDAYITFPLRQQRHSAAPTDPADGPV encoded by the exons ATGGCGGATTCCGAGCGCCTCTCGGCCCCCGGCTGCTGGACAGCCTGCACCAACTTCTGGCGCACCCGAAAGGGAATTCTCCTGTTTGCTGAAATT GTGTTGTGCCTGGTGATTCTGATCTGCTTCAGTGCCTCGACATCAGCATACTCCTCCCTGTCGGTGATTGAGATGATCCTTGCTGCTATCTTCTTTGTCATCTACATGTGTGACCTGCACAACAAAATACAGATCATCAACTGGCCTTGGAGT GATTTCTTCCGAACCCTCATAGCGGCCATCCTCTACCTGATCACCTCCATTGTTGTCCTTGTTAATGAAAGAAACCACTCCAGAATCACCGCAGGG GTACTGGGCCTAATTGCGACATGCCTCTTTGGCTATGATGCTTACATCACCTTCCCCTTGAGGCAGCAAAGACATTCAGCAGCCCCTActg ACCCTGCAGATGGCCCGGTGTAG